The following DNA comes from bacterium.
CGCAGGCGGAAGTATCTGGATTGATGCTCTCAGTATAGCAGGCACAACCGGCTCTATTTCTGCTGACGGAGGAAATAGCGGCGGCCTTGTAACTACTGCAAATGGCGGCGGCGGCTCAGGCGGAAGGATTGCGGTTTCTTATACAACCAATACAAGCAGTATTTTAACCAGTACCAATACTACCGCTACCGGTGGAACAGGTTTTGCTAATGGCGGCAATGGTTCCATCTATGACGGAAACACAAGCGCAACATATATGGGTGGAGGATATGGCCTGGCGTATTTTAATAATTCCAATTCGAGATTGGCGAGTAATGATTTAAAACAGTATCAAGTATTAGGTATTAAGCATAAAGTGTCAGAAAACCAGGATTTGAATATGAGATTGCTTCGCTTGTCCGCTGACAGTCTCGCAATGACAGAAAAAGGGAATCCCGGCATTTTTTCTACCATCAAATTCTATCTATCCAATTTTTTCTCTCAAGCCAAAAATATCTTTGATCTCGCTTTTAGCATTCCCTCTGCCAGCGCCGCGACAGTGGCTGATTATACTTCTCCATATAAAGACACCACATTCCCGATAGTTTCATATACCACTGTCTCATGGAATGCTTCAATTCCGAGCGGCGCAACCTTGCAATTCCAGATCCGCACCGCGCCTGATTCTTCCGGCTCTCCGGATTGGACGAACGGCTCCAAATGGTGCGGGCCCACAGATTGCGCCGCCACTGCCGGCGACGCGGATTATGCCGCGAGCTATTATACGACAAGCGAAACTGATTTAAATTCTGTTCACTCTAACGATGAAAATGATCGATATATCCAATACAAAGCATGGTTTGATTCAGGCTCAAGCGGGGATATAATCACTCTTACAGATATAACCATTAACTATTCCCAATCCGGCTATCCGGGCGAAGCGTTTCTGCTTTCTTCTCCGTATAAAGCCGATGTCGGCATCGGTGATAATAAGTTTAATCAAATTTCTTGGAATGAATTAGTTCCCGGCGCCGCTTTTGACGTGAAATTCCAAGTCCGCACCGCGCCCGATTCTTCCGGCTCTCCGGATTGGACGAGCGGCTCCAAATGGTGCGGACCAACTACTTGCGCCGATACTGTGGCGGACGATAGCTATGCCACCACTTTTTACAACACTACCAAAACAGGAGAATCTCTTAACTCAGTTCATTCCGCTGGAGCCAATGATCAATGGTTGCAATACAAGATTTGGTTTATCGGCGACGGCACAGCCACCTCCAAGCTTTACGATGTCTCCTTCAACTATTTCAATACCCTTACCGGTAACTTCACCTCTTCCTCCTACAATACCGAGCAAACCTACAACGTGCCTTACTCTCTAAGTTGGAATCAAACTTTGGGAAGCGGTAATACGATTAAATTCCAGATCGCCACTTCTGCCGATGGTTCAAGCTGGACAAGTTTCTATGGTCCGGCCGGTACCACCGATATCAACATTGATTTCTATTCTTCCGCCAATGCCGTCAACTGTTCCGGCGCCGCGACCGTCACTTGCAATATTCCCCCAAACTCAATTTTATCCGATGGCTACTCTGATCAATACATCAAATACAAAACATATTTTACTTCCGCGGGAACTGCCGCGCCGACTATCACCAGCGTCACTTTTGAATACAAACAAAACACCGCGCCAACAGCTGCTATTACTTCCGCTTCCCAAGGCGCTGATGGAACCATCACCGTAAATTACAATCTTTCCGACATCGAGCAATCCGATATCGATATTTCTGTTTTAGCCGATATTGGCATTACTCTGAATCAAGTTTTATCTAACGATACCGCCGGCGGCACGATTCTTGTGTCCGGAGATATCACTTTTTTGCCCGCCTCCGGCACTGTTCAAGTGGAAAATGAATTGATTTCCTACACCGGTAAAGGTTCCGGCTCTTTAACCGGCGCCACTCGCGCTATCAATAACACCAAATACGCCGGTCACGCTTCCGGCACAGTGGTCTGGATTAAAGCCGCAACGGTTTCCGGCGCCGGCGCGCTAACCGGCATCACTGCTACTCCCGCTGCCAAATCCGCCATCTGGACCGCAGCCGCCAATCTGCCTAATTTCTATTCCACCGCTGCCAAAATCCGCGTCACGGCCAATGACCGCGAAATCGGCAATCCGACCGGCACAGGGGATTCAGGCAATATTACCATTGACACCAAAGTTCCAGCCTATGCTTCTTATGCCGTGAAAATGGATGTTAATGCTCCCTCCGGTCTTACTATGAATATTAGCGCTGCTGCCGGCCAGACCGCCGCCTTTATGAGATTTTCCAACGCCAATGATTTGCCTGCCGCTTGCACGGATATTACTACTCCATGGGAAGCCTATACTGCGACAAAATTATGGTCATTTGCTCCTCCGGATGCCAACGGAGTCTATATGGTCTATTGGCAGTTCAAAGATGATAATTGCAATATGATTTCCGGATATTCTTCCAATCCGGCTATTCCGGTTAATATGAAGATCACGGATATCTCCGCAGTGCCGGCTAGCAAATATCGGGATATTTTCTGGTGGGATGTGGTTTCCGTCGCTACGGCATACAATGTCTGGCGCTGCGAGCAAACCGCGGCCGAGATCATCTCCGATCCTAATAAATGCGACAGCCAGGTTAATTATGGCGGTACTTCTTTTGCGGTTATCACCACTGTTGCCGGCGCCACCAATTATTGCTTTGACGAAGGCGATGGCAATTGCGCGGACAATGCTCTTGGTACTCTTATCCCCACCACTAAATATTTCTACAAAGTGACAGCGGAAAATATTAACGGCGTTTCCGGTTATTCTGCCACAGTCTCGGCCATTCCCGATGGCTCGGTGATCGGAGAATCAAATGACGATGTCACCCCTCCTTCTTTGACCGTTCCTCCCACTGATACTCTCACTACTCAAACCGGTACAACCATTGGCTGGACTACGGACGAAGCTTCCTATTCCCTGGTCAAATACGGCACTAATCAAAACAATCTTAACCTGATTGCCGGCAATGCCACCGAGTCAATGCTGGCTCATTCCGTGGCGCTCTCTAATCTCGCTTCCGGCACTCTTTACTATTATCAAATTTTATCTGCTGATGCCGCCGGTAATTTACTCAAAAGCCCGGCTAATCCTCCCGCTGGCTTATACACTTTCACCACTCTGGCCGATTCCACCGTTCCTTCCATTGTCGGCACGCCTTCAGTCATCGCCGGTCAGGTTTCAGCCACGATTTCCTGGACTACCAGCGAAGCTTCCACTTCTCAAGTAAAATACATTGAAGCCGTAGATAACACTACTGATCCGGCCGCCGGCACTGCCACCTCGGTTCAATCCGAACTGGTTACCAATCATATTGTAATAATTCCTAGCGGACTTACTCCTGACACCATTTACAATTACCAGGTACTGAGTAATGACGCTTCTGCCAATAATCTGACCTATCAGACTGTTTCTCCTTTTGATCAATTCAATACCGCGACCACGGCTGATATCACTGCTCCTACTCTGGATGTGGCTCCCGCCGACACCGGCACGACTCAAACTACCACCACTATCGGCTGGACTACCAATGAAAATTCTTACTCCGTGGTCAAATACGGCGCTAATCAAAACAATCTCAACCTCACCGCCGGCGCCGTGACTGATTCGGTTACCGTTCACTCCGTGGCTATCGCGAGCCTCACCCCCGGCTCTCTTTATTACTATCAGATTTTTTCCGCTGATTCTTCCGGCAATCTCCTCAAAAGCCCGGTTACTCCTCCGACCGGCCTCTACACTTTTACCGCTGCGGCTGATTCCACCCCTCCAAGCTTGGTCGGCACTCCGGCCGTTACTGCCGGCCGTGATTCTGCCACTGTGAGCTGGGTAACCGATGAGCCCTCTTCTACCCGGCTTAGATATGTCGTGGCCGTGGATAATGCCACTGCTCCGGTTACCTATACCGATCTTCAACCGGAATTAGTCACCAATCATTTTGTTATTCTCACTTCGCTCGCTTCTTCCACCACCTACAATTTTCAAATCATTTCCGCTGACGCGAGCGCCAATACCCTTACTTCTCCTTCTGCCTTTCCTTATCTTCAATTCACGACTGAATTTGATAAAGCTGATCCGACCGCGCCGATCATCACTTTCACCGAAGCTGCTCAAGGCCCGTCAACAGCCAACTCTTCCTTAGGCGATACTACCGCCTCCGCTATTTTCTCAGCCAACGAAAACGCTTTCTTCTCCGTTATCTACCAGCCCTCTGCCACTCCTCCGGCCAGCTATTCCAAAGAAACCGGCTATCCCTCTTTGATCACTTTCGGTGTTTTGAATACCGTAACCATGGAAGCCCTTAGCACCAACACCAAGTACTATTACAAACTCCGCGCCCGCGATCTTTTCGGCAATGTCGGAGAGTCCGTCCCATATTTCTTCACCACCACCATTGATTCCATCCCTCCCGCGGCTATCTCCGATTTGGCCGCTCCGGCTGCCAGCATCGCTTCAACATCCCTCACTCTTACATGGATCGCTCCCGGCGACAACGGCGCTACCGGCACGGCAACCAGTTACGACATCCGCTATTCCACGGTTTCCGCTTCGGACATTGACACTAATTGGAACGCGGCCACCCAAATTGCCAACGAGCCTCTGCCCGCAATTTCCACTACGGCTCAGTCCATGACTGTCACAGGGCTTACCCCTTCCACCTCTTATTATTTTGCCATCAAAACTTCGGATGAAATTCCTAATGTCTCGGCTATTTCCAATATCGTTTCCGCCGCTACTCCGGCTCAGCTTGATATCATCGCTCCGGTCATTACCAATGTCACGCTTGGCGCTGTCGGCACCACCACCGCGATTATCTCCTGGGACACGGATAAAAACTCCTCCAGCTTGATTGATTACGGTCTTACCGCTTCTTACGGCTTTACCCAAGGTAGTTCTTCCGTTTCCACCAAATCTCATACTGTTAATATGGCGGGACTGGCTCCCAATACCAAGTATTATTACCGCGTGAAATCCATCGATTCAAGCGGCAATGCGGGTTCAAAAGAAGATCCTTCCTATTTTTTCACCACGCAAGCCGATGCTAGCGCCGGCACTCTGCCTATCATCTCTTCAATCGCGTCTTCCGGCATTGCCGCCACTTCCGCCACGATCACTTGGACCACGAGCGTTAACGCCGATTCCACTGTCGGCTACAGCTTGGACAAAACCTACGGCTATGAAACCGGCGTCGCCAGCAATCTCACTTCCCATACTGTTACCCTGACCAGCCTGGCCCCTTCCTCTATTTATTATTACCGCGTCAAATCTCGTGATGGCAATCAGCTGGCCACTGACGATAACAGCGGCGCGGGTTTCACTTTCACTACTCTGGCTGGCACAGACAATATCCCCCCGATTATTTCCAATGTCCAAATTTCCACTGTGACCGCCAACAAAGCGATCATTACTTGGACTACCAATGAAAACTCCAATTCTTACGTGGAATTTGGCACGGTGGCCAATATCTACACTTCGGTTCAAGGCAATCCCGGCGATTCTTTAGTTTCCCATTCCGTTCAGCTGATTTCCTTAACCCCTCTTACCCCCTATTATTTTCAGGTCAAATCCACCGATGCCGCCGGCAACCGCGGCGTTGACAACAATTCCGGCGCCGGCTACACATTTTCCACTACTGCCGGCGCTGCTGTGGATTGCCCGTCTTGCCGCTCTTGCCCGGTTCAGGAAACTCTTACTTGTCCGATTATTGACACTGCATCCCCTATAATTTCTGACATCAAAGTTTCCGCTATTGATTTCAACGCCGCCACTATCACTTGGACCACGGATGAAGCTTCCAGCTCCATGGTAGGCTATGACACTTACTCCTATGACATTAAAGGGAAGTACGCTTATTCCAGCGGCAACAGCAAAGACTCTGTTAAATCTCATTCCGTCACTCTTAACAGTCTTGACTCCGCTTCCACTTACTATTTCCGGGTTCTGTCTACTGATCTTCGCGGCAACACTGCCGAATCCCAAGATCAATCTTTCAAAACCCCGGCTATCTCCGAATCCAAAGACAAAGGCGCGGCTACGGTGGATACTCTTAAAAAAGAATTTGAATCCATTGCCAAAACTTTAATTAAAGACAAGCTGGCCACTGAAGAAAATATTAAAGAACTTCTCTCTCGAATCGTTAATCCTCCTATCATCGGAGCGGAAGGTCCAAATATCAAAGACATTCGAAGTTATGGAGCGACGGTTTATTGGCAAACCGATCGAAGAGCTAATTCCATTGTGAAATTCACAGAAGAAAAAACCAATTCATTGTCGAAACAAACCGAATGGACTAAAATAGGCGATAATGATATTTTCAGCACCAAACACGAAGTCGCGCTTCTCGGTCTGGTTCCCGCCACCAAATATTCTTTTCAAGCTCAATCCCAAGATATTCTTGGCAATACCGCTTCTTCCGATATCAAATCTTTTACCACCGCCTCAGCCTCTTCAATTTTCAATGTTCTTGTTTCCGATCTTAATCTCACCTCTGCCAAGATTAGCTGGGAAACAGCCAATATTTCCACCAGTTCTCTCGAATACGGACCAACTTCAAATTATGGCAACTATCAAGAAAACAAAGACGAGCAAGTCAGGCTTCATTCCATCATTTTGACCAATCTGGCTCCTTCCTCGGTCTTCCATTTTCGAGTCCGTTCCACCGAAGACCTCGGCACCATCCTGGTCTCCGACGATTATTCTTTTTCCACTCCTTCTCTCCCTGAGATCACCAAATACACCCTCAGCGAGGTCAAAGACAATTCCATCGCTCTGGCCTGGACATCTAACATTCCGATTAATTCCAACGTCCGCTACACCAATGCCGAAACCAGCGAAGTGAAAAATCTCGGCAAAGAAGAAAAAACTATTGACCACGCCATTCTTCTTGCTTCTCTCGAAGCCGGCAAGACCTACAAGATCGAGATCCAAGGCCGCGACGATGCCAATAATCTGGCTTCCGTTCCCGCTTTTGATGTCCAGACCGGTATGGATGTGGTTCCTCCCGAGATCTCCCAAGTTAGAAGCCAGTCCGCCGTCCTCTCCACCGTTGATGACAAAGTCCAGTCCATTATTTCCTGGAAGACCAACGAACTTTCTTCCACCAAAGTCCTCTGGGACATGGGCGGCACCAAAGGCGACACTCTGGCCAACGAATCCGCTCTTGACGCCAACCTTACCACCAACCACATCGTGGTCCTTACCCAGTTCAAGCCCGGCACCGTCTACCGCTTCCGCGTCGCTTCCACCGACAAATTCGGCAACACCACTATCTCCTCCGACTACACTATTCTTGCTCCGATCAAGCGCCAATCCATCATCCAGATGATCATCAACCAATT
Coding sequences within:
- a CDS encoding fibronectin type III domain-containing protein — encoded protein: AGGSIWIDALSIAGTTGSISADGGNSGGLVTTANGGGGSGGRIAVSYTTNTSSILTSTNTTATGGTGFANGGNGSIYDGNTSATYMGGGYGLAYFNNSNSRLASNDLKQYQVLGIKHKVSENQDLNMRLLRLSADSLAMTEKGNPGIFSTIKFYLSNFFSQAKNIFDLAFSIPSASAATVADYTSPYKDTTFPIVSYTTVSWNASIPSGATLQFQIRTAPDSSGSPDWTNGSKWCGPTDCAATAGDADYAASYYTTSETDLNSVHSNDENDRYIQYKAWFDSGSSGDIITLTDITINYSQSGYPGEAFLLSSPYKADVGIGDNKFNQISWNELVPGAAFDVKFQVRTAPDSSGSPDWTSGSKWCGPTTCADTVADDSYATTFYNTTKTGESLNSVHSAGANDQWLQYKIWFIGDGTATSKLYDVSFNYFNTLTGNFTSSSYNTEQTYNVPYSLSWNQTLGSGNTIKFQIATSADGSSWTSFYGPAGTTDINIDFYSSANAVNCSGAATVTCNIPPNSILSDGYSDQYIKYKTYFTSAGTAAPTITSVTFEYKQNTAPTAAITSASQGADGTITVNYNLSDIEQSDIDISVLADIGITLNQVLSNDTAGGTILVSGDITFLPASGTVQVENELISYTGKGSGSLTGATRAINNTKYAGHASGTVVWIKAATVSGAGALTGITATPAAKSAIWTAAANLPNFYSTAAKIRVTANDREIGNPTGTGDSGNITIDTKVPAYASYAVKMDVNAPSGLTMNISAAAGQTAAFMRFSNANDLPAACTDITTPWEAYTATKLWSFAPPDANGVYMVYWQFKDDNCNMISGYSSNPAIPVNMKITDISAVPASKYRDIFWWDVVSVATAYNVWRCEQTAAEIISDPNKCDSQVNYGGTSFAVITTVAGATNYCFDEGDGNCADNALGTLIPTTKYFYKVTAENINGVSGYSATVSAIPDGSVIGESNDDVTPPSLTVPPTDTLTTQTGTTIGWTTDEASYSLVKYGTNQNNLNLIAGNATESMLAHSVALSNLASGTLYYYQILSADAAGNLLKSPANPPAGLYTFTTLADSTVPSIVGTPSVIAGQVSATISWTTSEASTSQVKYIEAVDNTTDPAAGTATSVQSELVTNHIVIIPSGLTPDTIYNYQVLSNDASANNLTYQTVSPFDQFNTATTADITAPTLDVAPADTGTTQTTTTIGWTTNENSYSVVKYGANQNNLNLTAGAVTDSVTVHSVAIASLTPGSLYYYQIFSADSSGNLLKSPVTPPTGLYTFTAAADSTPPSLVGTPAVTAGRDSATVSWVTDEPSSTRLRYVVAVDNATAPVTYTDLQPELVTNHFVILTSLASSTTYNFQIISADASANTLTSPSAFPYLQFTTEFDKADPTAPIITFTEAAQGPSTANSSLGDTTASAIFSANENAFFSVIYQPSATPPASYSKETGYPSLITFGVLNTVTMEALSTNTKYYYKLRARDLFGNVGESVPYFFTTTIDSIPPAAISDLAAPAASIASTSLTLTWIAPGDNGATGTATSYDIRYSTVSASDIDTNWNAATQIANEPLPAISTTAQSMTVTGLTPSTSYYFAIKTSDEIPNVSAISNIVSAATPAQLDIIAPVITNVTLGAVGTTTAIISWDTDKNSSSLIDYGLTASYGFTQGSSSVSTKSHTVNMAGLAPNTKYYYRVKSIDSSGNAGSKEDPSYFFTTQADASAGTLPIISSIASSGIAATSATITWTTSVNADSTVGYSLDKTYGYETGVASNLTSHTVTLTSLAPSSIYYYRVKSRDGNQLATDDNSGAGFTFTTLAGTDNIPPIISNVQISTVTANKAIITWTTNENSNSYVEFGTVANIYTSVQGNPGDSLVSHSVQLISLTPLTPYYFQVKSTDAAGNRGVDNNSGAGYTFSTTAGAAVDCPSCRSCPVQETLTCPIIDTASPIISDIKVSAIDFNAATITWTTDEASSSMVGYDTYSYDIKGKYAYSSGNSKDSVKSHSVTLNSLDSASTYYFRVLSTDLRGNTAESQDQSFKTPAISESKDKGAATVDTLKKEFESIAKTLIKDKLATEENIKELLSRIVNPPIIGAEGPNIKDIRSYGATVYWQTDRRANSIVKFTEEKTNSLSKQTEWTKIGDNDIFSTKHEVALLGLVPATKYSFQAQSQDILGNTASSDIKSFTTASASSIFNVLVSDLNLTSAKISWETANISTSSLEYGPTSNYGNYQENKDEQVRLHSIILTNLAPSSVFHFRVRSTEDLGTILVSDDYSFSTPSLPEITKYTLSEVKDNSIALAWTSNIPINSNVRYTNAETSEVKNLGKEEKTIDHAILLASLEAGKTYKIEIQGRDDANNLASVPAFDVQTGMDVVPPEISQVRSQSAVLSTVDDKVQSIISWKTNELSSTKVLWDMGGTKGDTLANESALDANLTTNHIVVLTQFKPGTVYRFRVASTDKFGNTTISSDYTILAPIKRQSIIQMIINQFENIFGWARGIGR